The following proteins come from a genomic window of Timaviella obliquedivisa GSE-PSE-MK23-08B:
- a CDS encoding lasso peptide biosynthesis PqqD family chaperone, producing MTPLKTNLPALHNVVAATQGQISSNLAGEAVILDLTSGIYYGLNEVGAKIWHLIQQPCTIQAIQHSLLQEYDVESEICTQDLLQLLQELQAAGLVNISHETSA from the coding sequence ATGACACCGTTAAAAACCAATTTGCCTGCACTCCACAACGTCGTTGCTGCCACGCAAGGTCAGATTTCTTCTAATCTTGCCGGAGAAGCAGTCATCCTCGATTTAACGTCAGGCATCTACTACGGCTTAAATGAGGTCGGAGCAAAAATTTGGCATCTTATTCAACAACCCTGCACGATTCAAGCAATTCAGCATAGTTTACTTCAAGAGTACGATGTTGAGTCCGAAATTTGTACTCAAGATCTTCTCCAACTTCTGCAAGAATTACAAGCCGCTGGATTGGTCAACATTAGCCATGAAACATCTGCATAG
- a CDS encoding lasso peptide biosynthesis B2 protein, producing MSGSDRLHLLNAFLLLSLIRLSLWLLPFRLVLKLVQRLSNPLQISQKGGSPVSPDYPISHIVWRVNVSSQYMPGGAKCLARALTTQVLLHRQGYLPDLRIGVAKAAAGQLEAHAWVEYQGRVVIGQLKDLARYLPLPSLEGVKL from the coding sequence ATGTCGGGAAGCGATCGCCTTCACCTGCTCAACGCCTTTTTGCTGCTCTCATTAATTAGGCTAAGTTTATGGCTACTGCCCTTTCGGCTAGTGTTAAAGCTAGTTCAAAGGTTAAGCAATCCCTTGCAGATATCTCAAAAAGGCGGCTCACCAGTCTCACCTGACTACCCAATCAGCCACATTGTTTGGCGGGTGAATGTTAGCAGCCAGTACATGCCAGGAGGCGCAAAATGTCTTGCCCGTGCCCTAACAACCCAAGTGTTATTGCACCGACAAGGATATCTCCCGGATCTGCGCATTGGAGTCGCGAAAGCAGCAGCAGGGCAGTTAGAAGCCCATGCCTGGGTTGAGTATCAAGGTCGCGTCGTCATCGGTCAGTTAAAGGATCTCGCACGATATCTACCACTACCGTCTCTCGAAGGAGTCAAGTTATGA
- a CDS encoding lasso peptide isopeptide bond-forming cyclase encodes MSGILGIYNLDNQSVKRQDLTRMADILTHRGRDGSGIWQEGAIGLGHRMLWTTPESLLEQLPLQSDGLVLTADARIDNREELIQSLELRNLPVEKITDSDLILSAYRQWGEDCAKYLLGDFAFAIWDQKNQQLFCARDHFGVKPFYYYASSQTWVFASEIKALFEVAIVPQHLNEERVADYLLTQFDDKEITFYQEVLRLPPAHCLTVRSTGGQVNAYWALDPEQTLQFETPEQYAQELQRIFAEAVRCRLRSALPVGAMLSGGLDSSSIACMAGRLIESDRHLSTFSAIFDDVPECDERAYINPVLEQGKFDPHYVYGDQVSPLVDIEQVLWHQDQPLFAYNLFLNWSLYRVAQAHHTRVILDGFDGDSTVSHGTSYLLELAQSCLWLRLYREIRGLNQNFDQQFRGTFKTLFWRYGVQPVIAKILPLRFLKRVGRAIDRKISSSKLSNTLSWTHAIHPNFIQRLNLEARRKNKPIPFPQKLSPAKAAHYYSLVRGVMPYTLEVLDHAAAAFSIELRFPFWDKRLVEFCLAIPPEQKMEQGWTRMIMRRAMAGILPDAVQWRRGKANLGSSFTYGLLTYERERLTELFLNTSQDSSTYLNQTNLQHSCERFINSNSQENDISSLWQALSLSLWMKEKGFGCNVADVTEA; translated from the coding sequence ATGAGTGGTATTTTGGGAATTTACAATCTTGATAATCAATCGGTAAAGCGTCAAGATTTAACACGAATGGCTGATATTTTAACCCATCGAGGTAGAGATGGGTCTGGAATTTGGCAGGAAGGGGCGATCGGGTTGGGGCATCGAATGCTATGGACAACACCAGAGTCGTTATTAGAACAATTGCCGCTTCAGAGTGACGGCTTAGTGCTGACCGCAGATGCACGAATTGATAATCGGGAGGAGTTAATTCAGTCACTAGAATTGAGAAACTTGCCTGTCGAAAAAATTACCGATAGCGATTTAATTCTTTCTGCATATCGACAATGGGGCGAAGATTGTGCGAAGTATTTGTTAGGAGATTTTGCATTCGCCATCTGGGATCAGAAAAATCAGCAATTGTTCTGCGCCCGTGACCATTTTGGAGTCAAGCCGTTTTACTACTACGCATCTAGCCAAACCTGGGTATTTGCATCTGAAATCAAGGCTCTGTTTGAAGTTGCAATAGTTCCTCAACATTTGAATGAAGAACGTGTTGCAGACTATCTTCTCACTCAATTCGACGATAAAGAAATTACATTTTATCAGGAAGTTTTGCGGCTTCCGCCTGCCCATTGTCTAACCGTTCGTTCAACGGGTGGTCAAGTCAATGCCTACTGGGCGCTCGACCCCGAACAGACCTTACAATTCGAGACTCCTGAGCAATATGCTCAAGAACTTCAAAGGATCTTTGCAGAAGCAGTTCGCTGTAGATTAAGAAGTGCTTTGCCAGTAGGGGCTATGTTGAGTGGAGGCTTAGATTCCTCTTCGATCGCTTGTATGGCAGGTCGTTTAATTGAGTCCGATCGCCATCTTTCTACGTTCTCAGCCATCTTTGATGATGTGCCTGAATGTGATGAACGCGCCTATATTAACCCTGTCCTTGAGCAAGGAAAATTTGATCCTCATTATGTGTACGGAGATCAGGTTAGTCCGCTGGTAGATATCGAACAAGTGCTTTGGCACCAAGATCAACCCCTTTTTGCCTACAACTTGTTTTTAAATTGGAGCCTCTACCGCGTTGCACAAGCTCACCATACTAGGGTTATCTTAGACGGATTTGATGGCGACAGCACCGTTTCCCATGGCACTAGCTATTTATTAGAACTTGCCCAAAGCTGTCTCTGGCTAAGGCTTTATCGAGAAATTCGAGGCCTGAACCAAAACTTTGATCAACAGTTTCGAGGAACATTTAAAACTTTGTTTTGGCGCTATGGCGTTCAACCCGTCATTGCAAAAATATTGCCCCTTCGGTTTCTGAAACGGGTTGGGAGGGCGATCGATCGCAAAATAAGTTCCTCCAAATTATCCAATACCTTATCCTGGACTCACGCAATCCATCCTAATTTTATTCAGCGCCTAAATCTAGAAGCCCGACGCAAAAATAAACCTATCCCGTTCCCCCAAAAATTATCACCCGCCAAAGCCGCACACTATTACAGCTTAGTTCGAGGTGTCATGCCTTACACCCTAGAAGTGCTAGATCATGCGGCAGCAGCATTTTCAATTGAACTTCGATTTCCTTTTTGGGATAAACGACTGGTTGAGTTTTGTCTGGCAATTCCACCTGAGCAAAAAATGGAACAAGGCTGGACAAGAATGATCATGCGTCGAGCCATGGCAGGAATTCTGCCTGATGCCGTGCAGTGGCGACGCGGTAAGGCAAACTTGGGTTCAAGCTTTACGTATGGTCTATTAACCTACGAAAGAGAACGACTAACAGAACTCTTTTTGAATACTTCTCAGGACAGTTCTACCTATCTCAATCAAACAAACTTACAACACTCCTGTGAACGTTTTATAAACAGTAATTCTCAGGAAAATGATATATCTAGCCTCTGGCAGGCATTGAGTTTATCTCTGTGGATGAAGGAAAAAGGATTTGGATGTAACGTTGCAGACGTAACGGAGGCGTGA
- a CDS encoding lasso RiPP family leader peptide-containing protein — MSSNRLYVKPELTVHGNVETITQQGGFSNTDVPAGTPVGPAGVVTVAS, encoded by the coding sequence ATGTCTTCTAATCGTCTCTATGTCAAGCCTGAACTAACTGTTCATGGCAATGTTGAAACCATCACCCAACAGGGTGGCTTTAGCAACACAGATGTTCCTGCTGGTACTCCCGTAGGCCCCGCTGGTGTTGTAACAGTTGCTTCTTAG